DNA from Chaetodon trifascialis isolate fChaTrf1 chromosome 14, fChaTrf1.hap1, whole genome shotgun sequence:
CTTCTCCCTGTTTGATAAGGATGGAGATGGGACCATCACCACTAAGGAGCTGGGTACTGTCATGAGGTCACTTGGTCAAAACCCAACCGAGGCCGAACTCCAGGACATGATCAACGAGGTGGACGCAGATGGTATGCCGGCTCTGCCTCAACCTGGGGAAGGATTTAGTGAATCCAGTCTTTGTAGACCCTTTGACTGGTTGTAATTATAACTTCTGACCTTTTCTCCTTCAGGCAACGGGACCATTGACTTCCCTGAGTTCCTGACAATGATGGCGAGGAAGATGAAGGACactgacagtgaggaggagatcAGGGAGGCCTTCAGGGTGTTTGATAAGGTAAGCCTTTATGTCTCATCAGTAGTTTGGCAGTAACACACAAAAGTCAGTCTGAATTCAGGGGGTTACCTAAGCTGAAGTTGACAGCTAACTTGCATGACAGTGATATCTGATAAAGACattgcagactgtgtgtgactgactttaatgctgtgtgtgtgtgtgtgtgtgtgtgtgtgtgtgtgtgtgtgtgtgtgtgtgtgtgtgtgtgtgtgtgtgtgtgtgtgtgtgtgtgtgtgtgtgtgtgtgtgtgtgtgtgtgtgtgtgtgtgtgtgtgtgtgtgtgtgttggccagGATGGCAATGGTTACATTAGCGCTGCAGAGCTGCGTCATGTGATGACTAACCTGGGAGAGAAGTTGACAGATGAGGAAGTAGACGAGATGATCAGAGAAGCAGACATCGATGGAGACGGACAGGTCAACTATGAAGGTATTGGACAGCAAAGTCTGGAGACTTGAGAAAGTTTAACCACATCAGAATAATTTGTATTACATAGCTCTGCACaccattttctttcctttatcATTGGTGTTATGATTAGTTATGTGTCTGGAACAGGGCTAAGTTATGTAAGCTGATACTGATGATAGACAGGCtctgtgtcattttgtgtttgaggCGTGTCTAATGGCTGGGTTATTTTGGTCTGTTTAGTCTTTAGTTTTGATGAATGTGTTATAGTACATGAATTACATACTGTTCctgatgggtttttattgtttctcttTTCCCCACAGAATTTGTTCAGATGATGACCGCCAAATGAATCTGGCTCACATTAAGACAAAGAATCAGTCAAATGTTTCACTTACCTCTTATTGCAAAAATCTACATTTATTCATACTGTTCTGTATAGACAACTTAAACTGAATGTTGGAAAACTGAAAATCTGTCCATATAAAcaagctcaaaaaaaaaaagtaaaagacaaaaagaaaaacctaaATGAATCTGCATGTACTGGCTTGTATACCCCGCCCCCCCAGCGCTAAGCTGCCCAATCAAGATCTCAACTCGTTAGCCAAGcagcctctctgcagctggCTGGTTTGGCCActgctcctctgcttcctgGTTCCATCTGCCTGATGTCATGATGATTATATGGGCTGGCCAATCGCCTTTCTTctatgacttcctgtttcccttttttttctgttcttcatgCATGCAGCTTTAGATGGGTTACTGCTGAGAGCCCAATGGCAGAGGCTGTTGTTGGGCCTCTGGTTGGCCTGGGACCCACATAGAGGAGGGAGGGGTTAGTTGACAGATGGATAGGAGTGAGTGAACCAGCGGAACCTTTGCAGTTTGCTTACCTAAATGAAGTCAGTGACGACAGAGatatttttcagaaaaatattaaaatggaATAAATAAGAACTCATTTTAGATTCTGTGTTTCTGGCATGTCAGGATACTCGCTTTAtcctttgtgtgtttaccttttttgAGGGTGGAGCCTGGGTGGGGCATAGATTTGAGCCCCCTTGGGCGTTGGGTGTGTCCTAGACTATttggaggggtggggtgggtgtTAAAGGTGATGATGTACAAGAGCAACTTTTGAGGCAATATAAATAACACGAGAATCAGCTTTTGCAAAGTTGGAGATGTGCAAACAATGAATCT
Protein-coding regions in this window:
- the calm1a gene encoding calmodulin-1a produces the protein MADQLTEEQIAEFKEAFSLFDKDGDGTITTKELGTVMRSLGQNPTEAELQDMINEVDADGNGTIDFPEFLTMMARKMKDTDSEEEIREAFRVFDKDGNGYISAAELRHVMTNLGEKLTDEEVDEMIREADIDGDGQVNYEEFVQMMTAK